The sequence below is a genomic window from Rudanella lutea DSM 19387.
GAGCCCTGTCAAATGGCCGTCAAGCCCGATTTGGTAGTTATGAACGCCCCCAGCGACCTGTATCCCCGAAAAGGGCAGGAAGCGGGCATAAAAAACCCGTATATTCTGGTAGAGGTCTTTTCCGACTCGACCCAGAAACAGGACCGTAACCTGAAACTCCGTTGCTACAAGCAACTCCCATCGGTTCAGTACATCATTTACGTAGAGCAATATTTGCCGTACGTTTCGGTTTACACCAAAAACGGCGACGTGCATCATTGGCTCAACGATGATTACGATTCGCTGGAGGACATTATCAAACTGGGTGATGTAGAACTGTCAATGAAGGACATCTACCACAAAGTTACCTTCTGATTTACGCCCACGCTTCGCGCAGAAACCGCAGCCAGTTGCCGTACATGACCCCGTCGATGTCGGCGGGCGAAAAACCACGCCGGGCTAATAGCTCCGGCAGCCGGGCCAGGTCGGCAATGGTATCCAGATCAACAGGCGATTGCTCGGTGCCAAACGTACCGTCGAGGTCGGAGCCGATGGCAATATGCCGGGCGTTACCAGCCAACTGGCAAATGTGATCGTAATGGTCGATCAGCGTGTCGAGGTACACCCCAAAATCGGCGGGGTTGCTTTGCCGCTGCGTAAGGCCGGGTTTCATCATCCAGGCATCCAGACACCCGCCAATCACGGCGTCGCGCTCAACCAGCCGCCGAATCTGCTCATCGGTAAGCTGACGCTGATGCGGCACCAACGCCCGGCAGTTATGGTGGCTCGCCCACACCCGGCCCTTGTACAACGCCAGAGCCTCGTCGAAGCCCTCGTCGGTCAGGTGGGTTACGTCGAGTACCATATTCAGGTTGTCCATTTCGCGGAGCAAGTCTCGGCCAAGGGCCGTCAGCGGGCCACTCATACCCGTACCCGGTGCGTAGCGGCCGGGTCCGTAATGCGCCGGGCCCAATGCCCGCAATCCGTACCCATAGGCCCGTTCCAGATACGACAACCGCACCAGCGAATCGGCCCCTTCAAGACTCAGAATATAGCCCACCGGCTTTTGTTCATTCGGGATCGACGTATCCTGCCAGAGTGCCAGATGGGCCTCCAGCCCGGCCCGGTCGCGAATTTGGCGCATTTGCGGAAACCCGGCCGAATCGTCGTCTTCCATCGCTTCGT
It includes:
- a CDS encoding Uma2 family endonuclease, translating into MERLQTEAEVLLPVSLDEYWEVASEIGEEHSPMEYDIEYLDGHLRARIKMATDFHELIVANLAGTLRSIYYDYPDIRVMGSNRTVYVEPCQMAVKPDLVVMNAPSDLYPRKGQEAGIKNPYILVEVFSDSTQKQDRNLKLRCYKQLPSVQYIIYVEQYLPYVSVYTKNGDVHHWLNDDYDSLEDIIKLGDVELSMKDIYHKVTF
- a CDS encoding dipeptidase, with protein sequence MFTIDAHLDISLNAIEWNRDYRYPVAAIRASEQGMDDKIDRGRGVVSLPELRRGGIGLVVATQIARFNGTDYTAASSTLTGAMRPGAGWSSPEQAWAMTQAQRAWYEAMEDDDSAGFPQMRQIRDRAGLEAHLALWQDTSIPNEQKPVGYILSLEGADSLVRLSYLERAYGYGLRALGPAHYGPGRYAPGTGMSGPLTALGRDLLREMDNLNMVLDVTHLTDEGFDEALALYKGRVWASHHNCRALVPHQRQLTDEQIRRLVERDAVIGGCLDAWMMKPGLTQRQSNPADFGVYLDTLIDHYDHICQLAGNARHIAIGSDLDGTFGTEQSPVDLDTIADLARLPELLARRGFSPADIDGVMYGNWLRFLREAWA